The following proteins are encoded in a genomic region of Natrinema sp. DC36:
- a CDS encoding DUF424 family protein, whose protein sequence is MIVNERETKEGVLVAVCDEEVLGETFEEGELSLTVTEEFYGGDEVDESAVVESLARAAVANIVGTRAVELAVEEGFVDEANVLEVGTTLHAQLLRMQ, encoded by the coding sequence ATGATCGTCAACGAACGGGAGACGAAGGAGGGAGTGCTGGTCGCCGTCTGCGACGAGGAGGTCCTCGGCGAGACGTTCGAGGAGGGCGAACTCTCCCTGACCGTCACCGAGGAGTTCTACGGCGGCGACGAGGTCGACGAGAGCGCGGTCGTCGAGAGTCTCGCACGGGCGGCCGTCGCCAACATCGTCGGTACCCGCGCCGTCGAACTCGCCGTCGAAGAGGGGTTCGTCGACGAGGCGAACGTCCTCGAGGTCGGAACGACGCTACACGCGCAGTTACTGCGGATGCAGTAG
- a CDS encoding FAD-dependent oxidoreductase encodes MTDVAVLGGGIGGLTAAHELAERGFNVTVFEADDRFGGKARSMPIEDDPDALQGEHGFRFFPAFYRHVVDTMERIPDGAGTVADNLVETEATLIASTANSGRIAETRTPDTIRGWLEALRPAFAEDLPREDVRFLLERLLYLLTTCESRREEELDDISWWEFIDAENRSQAFRDRVAYTTQALVALRPQVGSARTVGTIYLQLLFGQLDPTEPTERVLNAPTNEAWIDPWVRHLETLGVEFRPNTPVQGLAFDGRRVTGAGLADGRTVAADEFVLAVPVEVAPEFVTPELRREAPELGWIDQLDTAWMNGIQFYLTDDIELTRGHQVYADAPWALTSISQRQFWTGYNVAGRGPDEVEGVLSVIASDWDTPGIYHEKPARDCTREEIAEEIWAQLKTHLNGADQQLRDDMLVDWFLDPSIVETENGVENRSPLLINTVGSLRRRPPADVGVRNLTLASDYVRTNSDLASMESANEAGRRAANAILDRHGGRDRAQVWELREPAVFEPFKRQDRVRYRLGLPHPAAVTQSLRGVTRRLGKRG; translated from the coding sequence ATGACCGACGTAGCCGTCCTCGGCGGCGGGATTGGCGGCCTCACCGCGGCCCACGAACTCGCCGAGCGTGGGTTCAACGTAACCGTCTTCGAGGCCGACGACCGCTTCGGTGGCAAAGCACGCTCGATGCCGATCGAAGACGACCCGGACGCGCTCCAGGGCGAACACGGCTTCCGGTTCTTTCCGGCGTTCTACCGCCACGTCGTCGATACGATGGAGCGAATCCCAGACGGCGCTGGAACCGTCGCGGACAACCTCGTCGAGACCGAGGCGACGCTGATCGCGAGCACCGCGAACTCGGGTCGGATCGCCGAGACGCGCACCCCCGACACGATCCGCGGCTGGCTCGAGGCGTTGCGCCCCGCGTTCGCGGAGGACCTCCCTCGCGAGGACGTTCGCTTCCTGCTCGAGCGGCTGCTGTACCTGCTGACCACCTGCGAATCCCGGCGCGAGGAGGAACTCGACGATATCTCCTGGTGGGAGTTCATCGACGCCGAGAACCGCTCGCAGGCGTTTCGCGACCGGGTCGCGTACACCACGCAGGCGCTCGTCGCGCTCCGGCCGCAGGTCGGGAGCGCCCGGACGGTCGGGACGATTTACCTGCAGTTGCTGTTCGGCCAACTCGATCCGACCGAGCCGACCGAGCGCGTCCTGAACGCGCCGACGAACGAGGCCTGGATCGATCCGTGGGTTCGCCACCTCGAGACGCTCGGCGTCGAGTTCCGTCCGAACACCCCTGTGCAGGGCCTCGCGTTCGACGGACGCCGCGTTACCGGTGCCGGACTGGCCGACGGACGAACGGTCGCGGCCGACGAGTTCGTGCTGGCCGTCCCGGTCGAGGTGGCTCCCGAGTTCGTCACGCCGGAGCTACGCCGGGAAGCGCCGGAACTGGGATGGATCGATCAGCTCGATACCGCCTGGATGAACGGCATCCAGTTCTACCTCACCGACGACATCGAACTGACCCGGGGCCACCAGGTCTACGCCGACGCACCGTGGGCGCTGACCTCGATCTCCCAGCGCCAGTTCTGGACGGGCTACAACGTAGCGGGACGCGGTCCCGACGAGGTCGAGGGCGTCCTCTCGGTGATCGCCTCCGACTGGGACACGCCGGGAATCTACCACGAAAAACCGGCCAGAGACTGTACGCGCGAGGAGATCGCCGAGGAGATCTGGGCCCAGTTGAAGACCCACCTGAACGGGGCCGATCAACAGCTGCGGGACGACATGCTGGTCGACTGGTTCCTCGATCCCTCCATCGTCGAGACGGAGAACGGTGTCGAAAACCGATCGCCGCTGTTGATCAACACCGTGGGGTCGCTCCGGAGGCGGCCGCCGGCCGATGTCGGCGTCAGAAACCTGACGTTGGCGAGCGACTACGTGCGAACGAATTCGGACCTGGCATCGATGGAGTCGGCCAACGAGGCCGGCCGTCGAGCAGCGAACGCGATCCTCGATCGACACGGTGGACGGGATCGTGCGCAGGTCTGGGAGCTCAGAGAGCCCGCCGTGTTCGAGCCGTTCAAGCGACAGGATCGGGTCCGGTACCGGCTCGGACTGCCGCACCCGGCGGCAGTAACGCAGTCCCTTCGGGGAGTCACGAGACGCCTCGGCAAACGAGGCTGA
- a CDS encoding tetratricopeptide repeat protein has translation MTDRDDDRDHRFSEGEGFGDPYEEFDLDPPELGVDPSKVDPVDSRVVTDTLDQHNIDQDDVDASELLDVGLNYMQINRYEQATEAFDRTAHFAEDDGIAQEAWVNKGVAHGELEEWDEAIGAHREALRIDEESEHAATAETNLAYALWEFGQTSEALEHAERAIEIDERFAAGWFNRAFFLSERGLSEEALNCVDNAIRLGLRNAKVLETKAEILEELGEFDEAEEIAEEANRMREDAEQEMMDDREEMLGQGQGGAGGRPGAGRGGGGAGGRGMGGQSPPRRQDDIGLDDLGVADLGTEDDEDEREWELE, from the coding sequence ATGACTGACCGAGACGACGATCGCGACCATCGCTTCTCCGAGGGAGAGGGGTTCGGCGATCCGTACGAGGAGTTCGACCTGGACCCGCCGGAGCTCGGCGTCGACCCGTCGAAGGTCGACCCCGTCGACTCCCGCGTCGTCACCGACACGCTCGACCAGCACAACATCGATCAGGACGACGTCGACGCGAGCGAACTGCTCGACGTCGGCCTGAACTACATGCAGATCAACCGCTACGAGCAGGCCACCGAGGCCTTCGATCGGACCGCTCACTTCGCCGAGGACGACGGGATCGCACAGGAGGCGTGGGTGAACAAGGGCGTCGCCCACGGCGAACTCGAGGAGTGGGACGAGGCGATCGGGGCCCACCGCGAGGCCCTGCGGATCGACGAGGAGAGCGAGCACGCCGCGACCGCCGAAACCAATCTCGCCTACGCGCTCTGGGAGTTCGGCCAGACGAGCGAGGCGCTCGAACACGCTGAACGCGCCATCGAGATCGACGAGCGCTTCGCCGCAGGCTGGTTCAACCGCGCCTTCTTCCTCTCGGAGCGCGGGCTCTCCGAGGAAGCGCTCAACTGCGTCGACAACGCGATCCGGCTCGGCCTGCGCAACGCGAAAGTGCTCGAGACGAAAGCCGAGATCCTCGAGGAACTCGGCGAGTTCGACGAGGCCGAAGAGATCGCCGAGGAGGCGAACCGGATGCGCGAAGACGCCGAACAGGAGATGATGGACGACCGCGAGGAGATGCTCGGACAGGGGCAGGGCGGAGCGGGCGGCCGTCCGGGAGCCGGTCGCGGTGGTGGCGGAGCCGGCGGTCGCGGGATGGGAGGCCAGTCGCCGCCCCGGCGACAGGACGATATCGGCTTGGACGATCTCGGCGTCGCCGATCTCGGCACCGAGGACGACGAGGACGAGCGCGAGTGGGAACTCGAGTAA
- a CDS encoding winged helix-turn-helix domain-containing protein, with protein MTDDEERELLALLDDEYARRILIAASEEPMSVERLTDRCDASPPTIYRRIDRLTAQGYLDEYQELDPDGHHYKTYSTRLERVAIEIAEGSMELDVYRLDEDPADRFTRLFEDL; from the coding sequence ATGACCGACGATGAGGAGCGAGAACTGCTCGCGTTGCTCGACGACGAGTACGCGCGCCGCATCCTCATCGCGGCCAGCGAGGAACCGATGTCCGTCGAGCGCCTCACCGACCGCTGTGACGCGTCGCCGCCGACGATCTACCGGCGGATCGACCGGCTCACAGCACAGGGCTACCTCGACGAATACCAGGAGCTCGATCCCGATGGACACCACTACAAGACCTACAGCACGCGACTCGAGCGCGTGGCGATCGAGATCGCCGAGGGCTCGATGGAGCTGGACGTGTACCGCCTCGACGAGGACCCCGCCGACCGGTTCACCCGGCTCTTCGAAGATCTGTGA
- a CDS encoding ABC transporter permease subunit: MSWTAIARREYAATSDSRAVTWLLRLLAGACLLSGYVYPMLGSEPITTKAFVGFDFLSDSVRYLLPLLGVFLGYGAIVTERASGELTLLLSLPYSRRDLVIGKLVGRSLVFATTLVASLAVAGALVVYPFGSLAPGWYLAFVVLTLLYGLLFTGIATAISMLTRSKHLATVGAFGVYGLFVVAWGALRTALEFGLETAGVIDGGLPDPILFLFGCNPATLYERILAGFFVDGGSGPYVGADAWYLSEWLALALFLAWVVVPITLGYLWFDNTDL, translated from the coding sequence ATGTCGTGGACAGCGATCGCACGCCGGGAGTACGCGGCGACCAGCGATTCCCGGGCGGTCACGTGGCTGTTGCGGCTGCTCGCCGGTGCCTGTCTCCTGAGCGGCTACGTCTATCCGATGCTCGGCAGCGAGCCGATCACGACGAAGGCGTTCGTCGGGTTCGACTTCCTGTCCGATAGCGTCCGGTATCTCCTGCCGCTGCTCGGCGTCTTCCTCGGCTACGGTGCCATCGTCACCGAGCGGGCCTCCGGCGAGCTGACGCTGCTGCTGTCGCTGCCGTACAGCCGACGCGACCTCGTGATCGGGAAACTCGTCGGCCGCTCGCTCGTCTTCGCGACGACGCTCGTCGCTTCGCTGGCCGTCGCCGGTGCGCTCGTCGTCTACCCCTTCGGCTCGCTCGCGCCCGGCTGGTATCTGGCCTTCGTCGTCCTGACCCTCCTCTACGGCCTGCTGTTCACGGGGATTGCGACCGCGATCTCGATGCTCACGCGTTCGAAACACCTCGCGACCGTCGGCGCGTTCGGCGTCTACGGGCTGTTCGTCGTCGCCTGGGGGGCCCTCCGGACGGCCCTCGAGTTCGGCCTCGAGACGGCCGGCGTGATCGACGGCGGGTTGCCCGACCCGATCCTGTTCCTGTTCGGCTGCAATCCGGCGACGCTGTACGAACGGATCCTCGCCGGCTTCTTCGTCGACGGCGGCTCCGGGCCCTACGTCGGCGCGGACGCCTGGTATCTCAGCGAGTGGCTCGCGCTGGCGCTGTTCCTCGCGTGGGTCGTCGTCCCGATC
- a CDS encoding ABC transporter ATP-binding protein, whose product MTAIDTSGLTKEYGDLTAVDDLDLTVDDGEVFGFLGPNGAGKSTTINMLLDFARPTAGSATVLGYDAQTEADEISPRVGVLPEGFDIYPRLSGRRHIEFASKTKAADDDPDEILERVGLSAEDASRSAGDYSKGMRQRLATGMALVGDPDLLIMDEPSSGLDPHGIREMQELVRSEAERGTTVFFSSHILEHVEAVCDRIGVLNEGELVAVDTIEGLRDEIGGGATMTLALSSPAAELRAVAADVRGLTDVTASGRTLECTITDPTAKAGVVTALADAGATIEDLRIEEVSLESLFTALTNGEGSETGNGADTRSGTADEGALETETEAAR is encoded by the coding sequence ATGACCGCGATCGATACGTCAGGCTTGACGAAGGAGTACGGCGATCTCACCGCCGTCGACGACCTCGACCTCACCGTCGACGACGGCGAGGTCTTCGGCTTTCTGGGCCCGAACGGGGCGGGGAAGTCGACGACGATCAACATGCTACTGGATTTCGCACGCCCGACGGCGGGGTCGGCGACGGTACTGGGATACGACGCACAGACCGAGGCCGACGAGATCAGTCCCCGCGTGGGCGTCCTCCCCGAGGGGTTCGACATCTATCCGCGCCTCTCGGGTCGACGCCACATCGAGTTCGCCAGCAAGACGAAGGCCGCCGACGACGATCCGGACGAAATCCTCGAGCGGGTCGGCCTTTCGGCCGAGGACGCTAGCCGGTCGGCCGGCGACTACTCGAAGGGGATGCGCCAGCGGCTCGCGACCGGCATGGCGCTGGTCGGCGATCCCGACCTGCTGATCATGGACGAGCCCTCGAGCGGGCTCGACCCCCACGGGATCCGCGAGATGCAGGAACTCGTCCGCAGCGAGGCCGAACGGGGGACGACCGTCTTCTTCTCGAGTCACATCCTCGAGCACGTCGAGGCGGTCTGTGACCGAATCGGCGTGTTGAACGAGGGGGAACTCGTCGCCGTCGACACGATCGAAGGACTCCGCGACGAGATCGGCGGCGGCGCGACGATGACGCTCGCGCTCTCGAGTCCCGCCGCCGAGTTGCGAGCGGTGGCCGCCGACGTTCGAGGCCTCACCGACGTCACCGCGTCCGGGCGAACCCTCGAGTGTACGATCACCGATCCGACTGCGAAGGCCGGCGTCGTAACCGCGCTGGCCGACGCCGGCGCGACGATCGAGGATCTACGGATCGAGGAGGTCTCGCTCGAGTCGCTGTTCACGGCGCTGACGAACGGTGAGGGGAGCGAAACCGGGAACGGGGCCGATACGCGGTCCGGGACGGCCGATGAGGGTGCGCTCGAGACGGAAACGGAGGCGGCGCGATGA
- a CDS encoding ABC transporter permease subunit has translation MTSHITTVARKEFDDAGRSKLLWSLIGLLVGLVAIGYVAIWYTMDDVSAAEVLSFLGTPLQVILPVAALIAGYMAVVGERRSGSIKLLLGLPPNRTDIVFGKLLGRTGVVGLAVALAFLVSLILGGLLFGSIPFVDWLGFAAVSLLFGTTFVGLAVGVSAAVSTRGKAMAVVVGLYMVFIALWELLTAGPYYLIYDEGPPVAAETWYLFLQQLNPIFAYANLSSVVVDGLVYPFQFQYGLQSMEAYGMTPAERYPGDAPFYLQEWFGVVVLLFWLVVPVAIGYYRFQRTDL, from the coding sequence ATGACCTCGCATATCACCACCGTCGCCCGCAAGGAGTTCGACGACGCCGGTCGGTCGAAGCTGCTCTGGTCGCTAATCGGGCTGCTCGTCGGACTCGTCGCGATCGGCTACGTTGCGATCTGGTACACGATGGATGACGTGAGCGCGGCCGAGGTGCTCAGCTTCCTCGGGACGCCGTTGCAGGTAATCCTCCCGGTCGCCGCGCTGATCGCCGGTTACATGGCCGTCGTGGGAGAGCGCCGGTCGGGCAGCATCAAGCTCCTGCTCGGCTTGCCGCCCAACCGAACCGATATCGTCTTCGGCAAGTTGCTCGGCCGCACGGGCGTCGTCGGCCTCGCCGTCGCCCTCGCGTTCCTCGTCTCGCTGATCCTCGGTGGCCTCCTCTTCGGCTCGATTCCGTTCGTCGACTGGCTGGGATTCGCCGCAGTTTCGCTGCTCTTTGGGACGACCTTCGTCGGCCTGGCCGTCGGCGTCTCCGCCGCCGTCTCCACGCGTGGGAAGGCGATGGCCGTCGTCGTCGGCCTCTACATGGTGTTCATCGCATTGTGGGAACTGCTCACCGCGGGCCCCTACTACCTCATCTACGACGAAGGGCCGCCGGTCGCGGCCGAAACGTGGTATCTCTTCCTCCAACAGCTCAATCCGATCTTCGCGTACGCGAACCTCTCGAGCGTGGTCGTCGACGGATTGGTCTATCCCTTCCAGTTCCAGTACGGACTCCAGTCGATGGAGGCGTACGGAATGACGCCGGCCGAACGCTACCCCGGCGACGCGCCGTTCTATCTGCAGGAGTGGTTCGGCGTCGTCGTTCTGCTGTTCTGGCTGGTCGTGCCCGTCGCGATCGGCTACTACCGGTTCCAGCGGACCGATCTCTAG
- a CDS encoding ABC transporter ATP-binding protein: protein MAAITVENVSKRYDTVTALDRVDLTVTEGEVFGFLGPNGAGKSTLINVFLDFAQPDTGRASIFGHDCQTEDVAAKSRMGVLPDGYTVYDRLTGRQHVEYAIEAKDADVEPMAVLDRVGIRDAADQRAGGYSKGMAQRLVLGMALVGEPDLLVLDEPTSGLDPHGIKQIRTVIREERERGATVFFSSHILEQVEAVCDRVGILYDGELVATDTIEGLRQSVGGGTKLLITVDRVEGDTLERVESLAGVERAWPNPEANRVEVTCSNDAKMDVLVTLHEAGVDIENFRTEEASLEEMFVEYTGEGS from the coding sequence ATGGCCGCAATAACGGTCGAAAACGTGTCGAAGCGGTATGATACCGTAACGGCACTCGACCGTGTGGATCTGACCGTTACCGAGGGCGAGGTGTTCGGCTTTCTTGGCCCGAACGGGGCCGGGAAATCGACCCTGATCAACGTTTTTCTGGACTTCGCACAGCCGGACACCGGCCGGGCGTCGATCTTCGGCCACGACTGCCAGACCGAAGACGTCGCCGCCAAGTCCCGAATGGGCGTTCTGCCGGACGGCTACACCGTTTACGACCGGCTGACCGGACGCCAACACGTCGAGTACGCGATCGAGGCGAAAGACGCCGACGTCGAACCGATGGCCGTTCTCGATCGGGTCGGCATCCGCGACGCGGCCGATCAACGGGCTGGCGGCTACTCCAAGGGGATGGCCCAGCGGCTCGTCCTCGGAATGGCGCTGGTCGGCGAGCCCGATCTGCTCGTCCTCGACGAGCCCACCAGCGGTCTCGACCCCCACGGAATCAAGCAGATCCGAACCGTCATCCGGGAGGAACGCGAGCGCGGCGCGACCGTCTTCTTTTCGAGTCACATCTTGGAGCAGGTCGAGGCGGTCTGTGACCGCGTCGGAATCCTCTACGACGGCGAACTCGTCGCGACGGACACGATCGAGGGGCTGCGCCAGTCGGTCGGCGGCGGGACGAAGCTGTTGATCACGGTCGACCGCGTCGAGGGGGACACCCTCGAGAGGGTCGAATCGCTCGCGGGCGTCGAGCGCGCCTGGCCGAACCCGGAGGCCAACCGGGTCGAGGTGACCTGTTCGAACGACGCCAAGATGGACGTGCTGGTGACGCTCCACGAGGCCGGCGTCGACATCGAGAACTTCCGGACCGAGGAGGCGTCGCTCGAGGAGATGTTCGTCGAGTACACGGGCGAGGGGAGCTGA